The genomic segment GCACTACTCTCAATCATCTCTTGTTGTTCAGAATTAACTGATTGAGTGTCAAAAACCTGAAATTCCTTCGTCCATTTCTGGGGATATTCAACGGTATTAGGGTCAATTTGAGCGCAAATAACAGAAAAATTACTTTCAATGATAGCGTCGGCGGATGTAAGTTTTCCGGTTTTGAGCAATCCAAGCTGTCTGAGCGCGTCTTTGTCTTTTTTAAAGTGCAACACTCCCAAGGGTTCACCATTCAAAAATACAGCATCTCTAGTTTTAGAAGCTGAGGTTTCGATAGTCAGTTTTCGGTAATCTTGATCATGGAATGTCTGACCAGAAAAATCATAAAAGTTAATTTTATTAATTTTCAGGAGATGACCATTGCCAGACTCACCCAGCACAAAAGCTTGATCTCCAGTTTCGGAGATTGACGTGAGCTTTAATTTTAGAGGATTACCATTTTTCAGGTAATCAATTTCTTTTAACTGTTGGGCAGAATCACTGTCTAACTCACCCAAAGTCAAAGCATCAATTTTGATTTTTACTGTTTTGTCAGTCATCGGCACAGTGCCAAATTCTAAGTTTACAGGTTCGGCGTTAAAAACAAGTCCTGCTCCCGAGAAATTCTTGAGTTCACGGATAGTAATTTCAACCGGCTCAAATCCTGGCAGTCCAATAGTGGCATTAGCGGTGGCAGGTTCTATGCCTTCCATACTAGCTTGTGCTTTTGTGCCAATGGGCAACATCCCACTTCTGCTTGAGAGCATGGCGAATTCCTTATATTCGCCGTCAGCATCGCAGACAAACATTAGTCTGGAAACGTGGCGCTCATGCCCAACCGGGTGGTGAGAGGCTCTGATTTCTATGGGGTGCAAATCATGCTTGTTCCAGTCTCGACCCAGAAACTGATTCGCCTCATTCTTCAGAGTAACTAATTTCGGTTCGGTAAATTGCAATTTATCCAGGCGGGATATAATTTCCTGGGGGAAAGCAGCGAAGGCGAAATTGGAAACTTTTTTAGTGATCGCAGCTATATCTGTATTCTCTTTCCTTGCAACTTCAAGTTCATCTTGGCGGGATGCACAGATGTTCCAAGCGGCTGCTGATAGAGCAAGTTTTTCTGACTCTGGGATCGAGGCATAAAATGCGAGAGCCGTCTCCTGTGCCTTGTCGAAAAGTAATTTAGTTTGGCTTCTAGTAAGTTCTGGTTTTAGTTCTAGGAGTTTAGCTCCCTGCATGGTCATCCTCGATTTGAGGTTGTGGTCAGTCACAGATTGTTGGCTAACTGTTCCAAGATGACGGTAAGCGGGTTTTCCATCCTCCCCAACCTCACCATCTATCTGTGCAACTGCTAATAATTTATGGGGGCGTTCACTGTTTGTGAATTTAATCTCATCTAGGCGAATATTAAGTGTCTGGGCTTTCCAGATTAGGGGATGCCCGTAGCGGGTGAGGTTGGTAATTGAGAGTTGCGTTCCTGAATCCGTTTGAACAATTGCGCTAGGGCCAGACTCTGTTTCTCGCCGCCTTGAGGCACGAACCGCAGCGTTGAACTTCAGATCAAACTCGTACTTGGCGGCAACTGCTGCAAATTTTTGCTGTGGTGTAAATTCTACTCCTTTGAATAAGTCTTTAAACTGGACGATGGGACGCGATTCTAACTGTGATTCTTGGAAATATTTATTGGTTTGGCTAATTAATAATTCTACTGGTGAGTAGCCTTTTGGTGTTATCCCCGTGCTTAAATAAACTGACGAAGATTTCTTATCTTTAATATAATTAACATCACGATACAAGTAACGGCTGTTTTCCCGGATTTTATCCATTTCAGGTTTTTTTGCACTTTTGAATAAATCAACCGCTATTTGGTTTTGATAACACCCCTCACCAATCATTTCTCGGTACATCAGGCGGTTAACATCCATCGCCTGCTGAATAATCTCTCTTCTTCTGTTAGGATTCTCTGCTAGAGCTACAACAGATTGCATGAAAGGTTTGTACTCTGCTCTAATTGGTTTGGGCTTCTCGTCATATTCCTGTTCAAATAAACTTTGATAATGGCTAGATACTTGGTCTAAATAAGTTGATTGTTGTTCTAAGGTACCGTAAGTTTTAAGTACCTCAATTTCTGATTCTAATGCCTCCAGCGCTGTCACTTGATTGTTGATTACTCCCACACTAATACTATCGCTCATGTGGATAGCGATTTGCTCAAAGTCAGGTTGGGTTCCATTTTCCAAATAAAATGATTGTTTTTTCAGTTTGACTGTCGGAGCATAAGCATTCTGGGGTTGGTTTCTGTACTCGGCTTCGGCTGTGAAGTTAGGGTATTTACTAGCCAGTGCCACGCCAATACAGTCCCCGTCAAAATCTCGCGCTTGCCGTTCTGATTCGGTTTCCATTGGCGCGACCTCATTGCTTTTAACCCTTGCTAAAATGCGTTTATGATCTTCATCATTAACTACTATAATGCCTTTGAGATTTCCTCCATCTGGGGCTAATCTATCATCAACAAGTTTATTGGTGGATACACATAAACCATTAGAATTGAGAAATGGAGAACGAAAATTAAGAACCTTTTCACCATCATCCATCCAAGTCACACAGATTTCACCATTTTTCAGTTCTTTGGATGGGATAATCATTCCTCGGTCAAATGTTAAAGTTCTCCCAAGTGCTATATCTCTCCACTCGCTTTGAACAAATTTACTCAGTTCTTGTTTGATTTTTTCAGTTTCTAAAAGCTGATTATGTCCCCCAACTAAATCAGCCTTTATGAGTTTATACATTAACAAATCATCTTTCGGGGATTCATTATTTTCATCGGTTATCTCATATTCTCCATCAGCATGATTCGATGTCACTAGTTCTAATTGTTTAGCTAATGACCCATCACCAGCTGCAAGAGTAATTTCCTTTGATAAAGATGCTTTGTGTGACTCAGTGAAAGCCTTACGCTTTTCGTATTTTTCACAGTAAAGTTGTGCAACAATCCTTGGGTCGTCCTGATTTTCGGCTAGCTTTTGAGCCTGTGCCTCTAGCTCCTCAGCGAAATCTTTGATCCCTTGAGGAAATGATGCCAGCAGTTGTGATATGGCTGTCTGACCTCGCTCTGAGAGGGATTTTTCACCTAACCAGATTTTTTGCTGATATAGTCCTGGTTTAATTTGGGGTTTACTAGCACCATTAGGGTTATCCTTGTCTGTACCTTTAAAACTGGATATGGGAATGATTAAGTCAATTTTGGATTTAATCTTGGGGTCTAAATATTCTACTTTATCTAACTTATATGGTCGGAAAGTCCCTTTGCCAAAACGATATTGGGTATCTGATCCATCAGTTTCTGTCCAACCAAAGCGATGCTGAATAACATGATAATCTTTATTTTGTTGTTGCTCTGTTTGGGTTAAACGGTCATAAAGTTGAGTTGATATCTGTCCATAACAATCGCCCACTAACTTGAAAGCATCTTCATCTTTAATAAATCCTCCATTCTCTCCTGTAATATCATTCACAATTAAAATATTTAATTTTTCCTTAATGGAATTTTTACAACCACCTAGAAAAATCGACCCATAAGCACCTCTATCTTTTCTATCGGGACATAATTTATCAATTACTTCTAAACATTCTGGAGAGCCATAGAGAAGTCTGGTTTTAGAAGATAATAAAAGAACATGTCCTTCTGGATGATTTTGTAAATCCTCTGGTTTACTATATTCATCAATATGCCCGAAAGAAAACTCTTGTTCTGGAAAGTATGATTCCAATAGGGTATTATCTATTTTCTCCGTTAAAATTGAATCAGGATTATTCTTGTCTCCGTCATCATGAATCCATTGATTTATTCTCGTGTCAAAGTGTTTAAATTGAAGAGTCATAAGACTGTGAGTTAGTTAAATCTTTACCAATCTTGTGAGGGATTAATCATGTCAAGAATAAAACGCTGGATAAATATGAACCGTAAAGAATTCAATTCAGATGGAACATTAAAAGATGAAGTAAGGCAACAAAAAATATCTACCGGCTCAAACCCAGCAGCAGTCGATGACTATGCTCGTAGATTGAAAGAAGAATATGACGAGTGGAAACATCTAGACGAAACCGACCCAGAACCAAGGCCTGTCTACACGGCATACGACTTCTTCACCCCAACAGAGAAAACACAGTTTAACCCTGACGGTTCTCTTAAACAGGAATACTTTGAATCTGAGCTTAAAAAAGGTACAAGCCTTGGATGGTTAGAGGAAATGGAACGGCGTAAGAAAATTGATGTCGATAACTACAATCGAGTATCAGCCAAACACGCTGAAATGGGTATCAATTTCGGTCAACAGGAAATGCAAGAGAGGATTGGCGCTAGCAGAACTTACGGACAACGTCGGCAGCAGATGGAGCAAGACCTGCGAAACTTTGAGCCGGAAGACAGTTTGCCTTTCGACAGAGACACAACATATTAGGCGGGAGCGATGCAGAGCGAGTGATAGTATAAGCTGAAAGCATTATCAAGCAACGCTTTCAGTTTTTTAGTGAAATCCTTTTAATGAGCTTGAACAGCAGGTGGGTTAGCATCTGCCGATGGTTTGACTCTGGCGAACGCCCCGTTAAAAAAGGCAATCATTCCTAAGATGGCAAAGGCTGTAATGATTACTCTTTGCAGCGAATTGAATGCCGAGCGTTCTCTGACTACTTCAGCCCACATTACTTGCAGTTGGTCTTCTGTTGTTTGCTTTGAAGCTAAATAATAGAGAGCTTCAATACAAGGGGATATATCTTCCCCTTGTTGAACCTTCTGATATAACAGATTTTCTAGTTGTTCTTTCTGTTGAGAGATAGTAAATGAGTCTGTTGACTTTTGAGAGTGTATGCCGTTGTGGGTTGGTAATTGTAGTGTCATAGCTTTAGTGAGGAGTTAGAAAAAGGTGTAGAACAAATTTTCTACACCCTTGGAGCATGTGAAAACGCTTACTAATAAGCCAAAGTTTAGGTCTTCTATTTCCAAAAAATCAATAACCAGGAGTCTACAAAAAAATCGTACTTTTGGCTAAATTTCGATTTCCATATCTTCAGTAGAGGATTGAAACTGGTTTTGTTTCGAGGCAAGTACTGATGGTTGATTTGATTGAAACGGACTTGTACCGTCATTGAAGATTTCTTGTGCAAGTGTGCGACCGTCCCCGTCAGTATCACTCTCCAAGATATATCCCACAACGTGTTCAGGCATTCCTGCTGTTATGGCTTGGGCTAATAGAGCTTTAGTAAATTCTGGTGATGCTTCACTCTCGCCCAAGACTTGCAATACAGACTCAGCATCAACAGTAGTCATTTTAGCGATGTTTTTAACTCCGGCTTCTTGCCAAACGTCATCGAAAAATTCCACTGAACGCTCATCAAAACTTTGAGACGCAGCAAATTGGGCTAGCTGTTGGGTATAAAGTTCTTGGTCGTTATTCATATATTGTTAGAGTCGTGATGGAGCAATTTAATAGTCGAATTCGGCGCTGCGCGAGGAATAGATGAAAATCTCGCACAGTTAAGATGGCTAAGAAAAATTTTGCCGCAGCCCATGCAGTTGAGTTGTACATCGGCAACTATCGGTTTGACGCAATCAGAATTGTTGAGACGAAAGAGTACCGCATGTCTCAAAATCAAATTCTTTCAATTATAGGTATAAATCGTAACTGGTTAATCATGTTACCTTGAATTATGCCCTAGCTCAGAGAGTAAGCCAACTCTCATCGGTGCGATCGCACTTCATAATTTTTCAACTGTTCAAAGGTTGTTCAGCCTCACGTTTTTTAGCGTATTCACGCAATTGGGCAAGGCCAGAAGTAGGGGTAGAGGGTCGTGGTTTATTGGGGTCAGGGACTAAATCTTGTTTGCGGTCGTAAGCAAAGTTCTTGTCTAGCATCAATATATAAGTAATGTGCGCCGTCCAGACATCAGCGACACGCTCACCAAGACCCTTAGTATCAAGAGGAGCGGGGAATTGTACGCCGCCATTCCAAACAATAGGTATACCTTCATTTTGAAAGTGGTCAGTTAACTCCTTCTTGACAAAATCAGCAGTCCCACCACAAATGAGAATTTCATCCAGTGAAGGGATGTTTCGTATCCACCGTACAAGAGCGCGACAGTAATCAGAGCGAACTTCAGGGAGAATGTTTTGAAATAATTTTAAGTCAGCAGCTACACCTTCGGGTGTGGCTTGGCGGGACAAAGAACGCAGAGGAGCAAAGTTGCCCTGACCAGCAGCAATGATTGCAGTCACTAAATGTTCATCTTCTTTGGACAAGCCAACAGCAGTGCGTTGGACAAACTGCTGTACTAACCAATTCATACCTAAATCAGTAGTTTCAGCCAAAGCCGGATTACCTTTTTGGCTGAGAACGAAACTCGCGTTCCGGTAGCCAAGCATTAGCAAACCGATATTTTTTTGCGTATATGATCCAGCCAGAGTGCGACTGC from the Nostoc flagelliforme CCNUN1 genome contains:
- a CDS encoding ParM/StbA family protein, which translates into the protein MNKPNPNPDPAVDTPKIVISADIGGSETKAIAQIYPSGVPIVLAMPPEIADVSKTSVARFVPNSYNTSIWVGMGDEYYVLGALAKSVFAGTSALRDLKSHYALPKLAALLWLACRQFRFDTNNIDAFVQVLMPPGEISNADNLGKKLGQSLNRGIVTPTNKLKGKLRNFHVAPEGSGIMIYRSRTLAGSYTQKNIGLLMLGYRNASFVLSQKGNPALAETTDLGMNWLVQQFVQRTAVGLSKEDEHLVTAIIAAGQGNFAPLRSLSRQATPEGVAADLKLFQNILPEVRSDYCRALVRWIRNIPSLDEILICGGTADFVKKELTDHFQNEGIPIVWNGGVQFPAPLDTKGLGERVADVWTAHITYILMLDKNFAYDRKQDLVPDPNKPRPSTPTSGLAQLREYAKKREAEQPLNS